A single region of the Lycium barbarum isolate Lr01 chromosome 2, ASM1917538v2, whole genome shotgun sequence genome encodes:
- the LOC132621425 gene encoding universal stress protein A-like protein, giving the protein MAAKQTMIFALDDTDHSFYALEWTLDHFFGSTSSLFKLVIVHVKTTPTSVVGLAGPGTSDVLMLVETDIKKTAQRVCEKAKQLCEAKGVNDVELDVFEGDARNVLCEVVDKHHAAVLVMGSHGYGTFKRAVLGSVSDYCSHHARCSVMIVKKPKAKN; this is encoded by the exons ATGGCAGCAAAACAGACCATGATTTTTGCCCTTGATGACACTGACCACAGCTTTTACGCCTTAGAATGGACACTTGATCATTTCTTTGGCTCAACTTCTAGTCTCTTTAAGCTCGTCATTGTTCACGTTAAAACCACTCCAACTTCTGTTGTAGGTCTTGCTGGCCCAG GAACAAGTGACGTGCTCATGCTGGTAGAAACAGATATTAAAAAGACAGCTCAGAGAGTTTGTGAGAAGGCAAAACAATTATGCGAAGCTAAAGGGGTGAATGATGTAGAACTTGATGTTTTTGAAGGAGATGCTAGAAATGTGTTGTGTGAAGTTGTTGACAAGCATCATGCCGCTGTCTTGGTCATGGGAAGCCATGGTTATGGAACATTCAAAAG GGCCGTTTTGGGCAGCGTAAGTGACTACTGTTCTCACCATGCTCGTTGCTCCGTGATGATTGTCAAGAAGCCAAAGGCAAAGAATTGA